One window of Phaenicophaeus curvirostris isolate KB17595 chromosome 22, BPBGC_Pcur_1.0, whole genome shotgun sequence genomic DNA carries:
- the AGTRAP gene encoding type-1 angiotensin II receptor-associated protein isoform X3: MNHIFPASYAWGNFSVLAMGIWAIVQRDSLDAIMMFLTGLLLTVLTDIIHVSVFYPPNHYLSDVKRFSVGMAIFSLLLKPVSCYLVYQMYRERGGEFVFNIGVARAGRDRSTYESIDQQDAPPPWPDTSKAAQQPY, from the exons ATGAATCACATATTTCCAGCTTCCTATGCCTGGGGAAATTTCAGTGTCCTTGCAATGGGGATCTGGGCCATTGTGCAGCGAGATTCCCTTGATGCCATCATGATG TTCCTGACTGGCCTGCTGCTCACAGTCCTCACAGACATCATTCACGTCTCTGTCTTCTATCCTCCAAACCACTATCTCAGTGATGTGAAGCGTTTCAGTGTTGGCATGGCCATCTTCAGCCTCCTTCTCAAACCTGTGTCCTGCTATTTGGTGTACCAAATGTATCGGGAGCGTGGAGGAGAGTTCGTCTTTAACATAG GTGTCGCTCGTGCGGGCCGGGATCGCAGCACCTACGAGTCAATCGATCAGCAGGATGCTCCCCCACCATGGCCTGACACAAGCAAGGCAGCCCAGCAGCCATACTGA
- the AGTRAP gene encoding type-1 angiotensin II receptor-associated protein isoform X1 — MNDHSTAPQEIVGNKSREKWAIILVHWLLTVWGCMNHIFPASYAWGNFSVLAMGIWAIVQRDSLDAIMMFLTGLLLTVLTDIIHVSVFYPPNHYLSDVKRFSVGMAIFSLLLKPVSCYLVYQMYRERGGEFVFNIGVARAGRDRSTYESIDQQDAPPPWPDTSKAAQQPY; from the exons ATGAATGACCACAGCACAGCACCACAGGAAATAGTCGGcaacaaaagcagagaaaaatgg gcCATCATTCTGGTACACTGGCTGCTCACAGTGTG GGGTTGCATGAATCACATATTTCCAGCTTCCTATGCCTGGGGAAATTTCAGTGTCCTTGCAATGGGGATCTGGGCCATTGTGCAGCGAGATTCCCTTGATGCCATCATGATG TTCCTGACTGGCCTGCTGCTCACAGTCCTCACAGACATCATTCACGTCTCTGTCTTCTATCCTCCAAACCACTATCTCAGTGATGTGAAGCGTTTCAGTGTTGGCATGGCCATCTTCAGCCTCCTTCTCAAACCTGTGTCCTGCTATTTGGTGTACCAAATGTATCGGGAGCGTGGAGGAGAGTTCGTCTTTAACATAG GTGTCGCTCGTGCGGGCCGGGATCGCAGCACCTACGAGTCAATCGATCAGCAGGATGCTCCCCCACCATGGCCTGACACAAGCAAGGCAGCCCAGCAGCCATACTGA
- the C22H1orf167 gene encoding uncharacterized protein C1orf167 homolog isoform X2 codes for MDPANPSLVDAHLSSRTVDSPLRHQTVVCPSSGRSSESVNACRSSALTLGRLDPSSLESLQSLLQSSQVSPGLHCTTQRLKQESALMGTWGSLPLEPKSSPISGSLCFASDDSAPGIQSRGEQLPGVKASAAQARLKWGVPFAKGWSLSAVTRDFGRAEPLSVSHRYRYIDSNAWRTKISGDIWETLTSRVGSGGLVDTEADPSYNYSPYFRCQSRAKPTLGTGLYVHRKSHSPLKVLKGEESGVSPCAVTWKKDLPANLYPEHLHVSLETDLGCAQMNIGVAMYGTPREVCVRVTSPPRDKEFRAVQQVSIKSVEVNNSESHIKYSKELDKLCDSRSQAAKRMAVVGPRQSSPFCIPVEEAFGEYSGTHCMSVSGEGKRNEYSHPSSWRNWEAGANLDQSEEPSVERSKESRCCEEGNQTHKTVSRELSENSFRLLNMNEQSFQHWCDRQMLTRCFQAWRGHILWQRAAASQLYRQQLLRKGLGALQWAVHQRRMQLEVAQQRHASALLALSFRRWKEAVEKQSKKQALKPEPYSYTRSSSVGCFGVGRLATMTTSAQQQLIVGYSKEAEQACRVEGRLWTQLHRRQRGDEFCRRAQAIRDMRRLAAFRLWRLQKELLSKEEVWLLEARALLEKKKLQNIFWVWHSRCLEKERILAQTTWIQRNLVSQYFNAWKEAVEQKVLYRCNLSHLRTVSLRKYFQQWVQMLQVREGDKQAMVNFFLLRWRQHCGPVVSSVGDTAVTKRHEDQLLWTAKRWFLEKARCTLDDFCQKVKVQRVYLLWKARLCEHHKADSFSQALEHCRLRKALKLWHQKCFMLKAIEQSPKHSCRAVYEEPLAMLFSEDLSTSSGFDSSASATLASQSSLEKEYSFSDSSQQSFSPVLTAEDVAHVPCCSSVLQLHQCTELPAELEGELYLQASFPPWNTGSGRNWFVGGEFQSLALQSPESSVQPLSSHPAAEEDCSSDREDKSCWHQAERYFLQRYFVVWSAQTQQLVKAQQYCRLVQLSRAFLSWHHWVVENKNRKAAAVLKYQVHCCQMAFSLWKKRLAQKVEADRRFRCRVHQMTADALWRWRSCCERKRAMRELQQQWAQHSCQEKKRLVLQVWYCQTRKKKFAALFWERLLLHRCLAAWAQVTACRLRRHEALAHFKRVREHHLLVVSFTEWRVKFLRAEQQTREERNHGWQEPSQGRACHRWRLATRGQQALRQGSVATVKQACNYWTKAAAFSQCSRQRSTLIGARKSRKMSLSWSMKSRRGREEGSPAAPLGLFPSAVRHWLVIYRNQNRAERLLLPHMVMRFDVVGPSPEHARIQENKPEVDWEEWHKKWLGRKYLRWWHHTVILHRCQRERRLLCLAREWHRWKEASRVATLAQVLDQQRLMEKAWRVWRRRHLQSCVVQNFLEEEARSLLAQAFGRWRQLTAFQLKDKGCC; via the exons ATGGATCCTGCGAACCCTTCACTGGTCGATGCACATTTGTCATCTCGCACTGTAGATTCGCCTCTTAGGCACCAAACAGTGGTGTGTCCGTCTTCAGGGAGGTCAAGTGAGAGTGTGAATGCTTGTCGTAGTTCAGCCCTGACCTTGGGGCGTCTCGATCCATCTAGTTTGGAGTCCCTTCAGTCTCTTCTGCAGTCCTCGCAGGTTTCTCCTGGGTTACACTGTACAACCCAGAGGCTTAAGCAAGAAAGTGCTTtgatggggacatggggctcCCTCCCTCTGGAGCCCAAGTCTTCTCCAATCAGTGGCAGTTTGTGCTTTGCTTCTGATGATTCAGCTCCTGGGATCCAGAGCAGAGGAGAACAGCTACCTGGAGTAAAGGCCAGTGCTGCTCAGGCAAGATTGAAATGGGGTGTCCCATTTGCGAAAGGCTGGAGCCTTAGTGCAGTGACAAGGGACTTCGGTCGTGCAGAacctctctctgtctctcacaGATACAGATACATTGACTCCAACGCATGGAGAACCAAAATTTCAGGTGACATCTGGGAAACCCTCACTTCTCGGGTGGGCTCTGGTGGGCTAGTGGATACAGAAGCAGATCCCTCCTACAATTACTCCCCTTATTTCAGATGCCAGTCCCGGGCAAAGCCGACTCTGGGAACTGGTCTTTATGTTCACAGAAAAAGTCATTCACCTCTAAAGGTTcttaaaggagaagaaagtggGGTATCCCCGTGTGCTGTAACTTGGAAGAAAGACCTTCCAGCCAATCTGTATCCAGAGCATCTGCATGTGTCGCTGGAGACAGATTTGGGCTGTGCTCAGATGAACATTGGTGTAGCCATGTATGGGACTCCAAGGGAAGTGTGTGTGAGAGTCACTTCTCCTCCCAGAGATAAAGAGTTTAGAGCAGTCCAGCAGGTTAGTATTAAATCTGTAGAAGTCAACAACTCAGAGTCTCATATTAAATACAGCAAAGAATTAGATAAATTATGTGACTCCAGATCACAAGCAGCCAAAAGAATGGCTGTGGTGGGCCCCAGGCAGTCTAGCCCTTTCTGTATTCCGGTTGAAGAAGCCTTTGGTGAATATTCTGGCACACATTGTATGAGTGTGAgcggagaaggaaagagaaacgAATACTCCCACCCAAGCAGCTGGAGGAATTGGGAAGCTGGTGCTAATCTCGACCAGTCTGAAGAACCTTCTGTGGAGAGGAGTAAAGAATCGCGGTGCTGTGAAGAAGGGAACCAGACGCACAAAACTGTGTCCAGAGAG cTCTCAGAGAACAGCTTCAGGTTGCTGAACATGAATGAGCAAAG tttCCAGCACTGGTGTGACAGACAAATGCTAACTAGGTGTTTCCAAGCCTGGAGGGGGCACATCCTCTGGCAAAGGGCTGCAGCCAGTCAGCTTTACAGACAGCAGCTCCTTCGGAAGGGCCTTGGAGCTTTACAGTGGGCTGTGCACCAGAGGAGGATGCAGCTGGAGGTAGCTCAGCAGAGACATGCCTCGGCTCTCCTAGCTCTGAGCTTCCGCAGG TGGAAGGAAGCTGTggaaaaacagagcaagaaGCAAGCTCTGAAGCCTGAGCCGTATTCTTATACCCGAAGTTCATCAGTGGGGTGTTTTGGAGTAGGAAGATTAGCAACTATGACAACCTCCGCTCAGCAGCAGCTTATAGTAGGATACTCAAAGGAAGCTGAGCAGGCTTGTAG AGTGGAGGGAAGACTGTGGACACAGCTTCATCGTAGGCAGAGAGGAGATGAGTTCTGCCGGAGAGCTCAAGCAATCAGAGATATGAGACGGCTAGCGG CTTTCAGACTGTGGCGCCTGCAGAAGGAGCTGCTGAGCAAAGAGGAAGTCTGGCTTTTGGAAGCCCGTGCtctgctggaaaagaagaagCTACAAAACATCTTCTGGGTGTGGCATTCCCGATGTTTGGAAAAGGAACGGATTTTAGCACAGACAACTTGGATCCAAAGAAACTTGGTCTCTCA gtACTTCAATGCATGGAAGGAGGCTGTTGAGCAGAAGGTGCTTTACAGGTGCAACCTGTCCCATCTCAGAACAGTATCGCTGAGGAAATACTTCCAGCAGTGGGTTCAGATGCTGCAGGTCAGAGAAGGTGATAAGCAGGCAATGGTGAACTTCTTCCTCCTACGATGGAGGCAGCATTGTG GACCAGTTGTAAGCTCTGTAGGTGACACGGCTGTGACGAAGAGGCATGAAGATCAGCTGTTGTGGACTGCAAAGAGATGGTTTCTTGAGAAAGCACGCTGCACTCTTGATGACTTCTGCCAAAAGGTGAAGGTCCAGAGAGTATATCTGCTGTGGAAAGCAAGGCTTTGCGAGCATCACAAAGCTGA TTCTTTCTCTCAGGCTTTGGAGCACTGTAGGCTCAGAAAAGCTCTGAAATTATGGCACCAAAAGTGTTTCATGCTGAAGGCAATCGAACAAAGTCCTAAGCACTCATGTAGAGCTGTCTATGAAGAACCTCTTGCCATGCTGTTTTCTGAGGACCTCTCAACATCTTCTGGCTTTGACAGCAGTGCTTCAGCTACTCTGGCCTCTCAAAGCTCTTTGGAAAAG gaaTACAGTTTTAGTGacagcagccagcagagctTCTCCCCTGTTCTGACTGCTGAGGATGTCGCACACGTGCCGTGTTGCAGCTCTGTCCTGCAACTCCACCAATGCACAGAGCTGCCAGCTGAGCTGGAGGGGGAGCTGTACTTGCAGGCCTCCTTTCCTCCATGGAATACTGGATCTGG AAGAAATTGGTTTGTGGGAGGTGAGTTCCAGTCTTTGGCACTGCAGAGCCCGGAAAGTAGTGTCCAGCCTCTCAGCAGTCACCCTGCAGCAGAAGAG GACTGCAGTTCTGACAGGGAGGACAAGAGTTGCTGGCACCAAGCAGAGAGATACTTCCTGCAGAGGTACTTCGTTGTCTGGTCAGCCCAGACTCAGCAGCTTGTAAAGGCCCAGCAGTACTGCAGGCTTGTTCAACTGTCTCG AGCCTTTCTCAGCTGGCACCACTGGGTTGTGGAAAATAAGAAccgaaaagcagcagcagtccTAAAATATCAAGTTCATTGCTGCCAGATGGCTTTCAGCCTGTGGAAGAAGAGACTGGCCCAGAAAGTGGAAGCTGACCGGAGATTCAGATGTCGCGTTCACCAGATGACTGCTGATGCTCTGTGGCGTTGGCGTTCCTGCTGTGAAA GGAAGCGTGCTATgagagagctgcagcagcaatgggctcagcacagctgccaggagaagaagaggctggtCCTGCAGGTGTGGTATTGTCAAACAAGGAAGAAGAAGTTTGCTGCTTTATTCTGGGAACGTCTTCTCCTGCACAG GTGCCTGGCTGCCTGGGCCCAGGTCACCGCGTGTAGACTGAGGCGGCACGAAGCCCTGGCTCATTTTAAAAGGGTCAGAGAACACCATCTCCTAGTTGTGAGCTTTACTGAGTGGAGGGTGAAGTTCTTGAGAGCTGAGCAGCAGACACGGGAAGAGAGAAACCACGGGTGGCAGGAACCCTCTCAGGGCAGAGCCTGCCACCGCTGGCGACTGGCCACACGAGGACAGCAAGCCCTGCGCCAGGGATCCGTGGCCACTGTAAAACAG GCCTGCAACTACTGGACAAAAGCAGCTGCCTTTTCCCAGTGCTCACGGCAGCGCAGTACCCTGATCGGTGCTAGGAAGAGCAGGAAGATGTCTCTGTCATGGTCCATGA aaaGCAGAAGAGGCAGAGAAGAGGGTTCACCAGCTGCCCCTCTTGGGCTATTCCCCAGTGCTGTTCGCCACTGGCTAGTGATCTACAGAAACCAAAACAGGGCTGAAAGGCTGCTGCTCCCTCACATGGTAATGAGATTTGATGTGGTAGGACCTTCTCCTGAACATGCAAGGATCCAGGAGAACAAACCAGAGGTAGACTGGGAGGAGTGGCATAAGAAGTGGCTTGG CAGGAAGTATCTGAGGTGGTGGCATCACACGGTGATACTTCACCGGTGCCAGCGTGAGAGGAGGCTGCTCTGTCTGGCCAGGGAATGGCATCGGTGGAAAGAAGCCAGCAGGGTGGCGACACTGGCTCAGGTGTTG GACCAGCAGCGGCTGATGGAAAAGGCCTGGAGGGTGTGGAGACGACGACATTTGCaaagctgtgtggtgcagaaTTTTTTGGAGGAGGAAGCCAGGAGCCTGCTAGCTCAG GCCTTTGGAAGGTGGCGCCAGCTAACAGCATTCCAGCTCAAGGACAAAGGATGCTGCTGA
- the C22H1orf167 gene encoding uncharacterized protein C1orf167 homolog isoform X1 — MDPANPSLVDAHLSSRTVDSPLRHQTVVCPSSGRSSESVNACRSSALTLGRLDPSSLESLQSLLQSSQVSPGLHCTTQRLKQESALMGTWGSLPLEPKSSPISGSLCFASDDSAPGIQSRGEQLPGVKASAAQARLKWGVPFAKGWSLSAVTRDFGRAEPLSVSHRYRYIDSNAWRTKISGDIWETLTSRVGSGGLVDTEADPSYNYSPYFRCQSRAKPTLGTGLYVHRKSHSPLKVLKGEESGVSPCAVTWKKDLPANLYPEHLHVSLETDLGCAQMNIGVAMYGTPREVCVRVTSPPRDKEFRAVQQVSIKSVEVNNSESHIKYSKELDKLCDSRSQAAKRMAVVGPRQSSPFCIPVEEAFGEYSGTHCMSVSGEGKRNEYSHPSSWRNWEAGANLDQSEEPSVERSKESRCCEEGNQTHKTVSRELSENSFRLLNMNEQSFQHWCDRQMLTRCFQAWRGHILWQRAAASQLYRQQLLRKGLGALQWAVHQRRMQLEVAQQRHASALLALSFRRWKEAVEKQSKKQALKPEPYSYTRSSSVGCFGVGRLATMTTSAQQQLIVGYSKEAEQACRVEGRLWTQLHRRQRGDEFCRRAQAIRDMRRLAAAFRLWRLQKELLSKEEVWLLEARALLEKKKLQNIFWVWHSRCLEKERILAQTTWIQRNLVSQYFNAWKEAVEQKVLYRCNLSHLRTVSLRKYFQQWVQMLQVREGDKQAMVNFFLLRWRQHCGPVVSSVGDTAVTKRHEDQLLWTAKRWFLEKARCTLDDFCQKVKVQRVYLLWKARLCEHHKADSFSQALEHCRLRKALKLWHQKCFMLKAIEQSPKHSCRAVYEEPLAMLFSEDLSTSSGFDSSASATLASQSSLEKEYSFSDSSQQSFSPVLTAEDVAHVPCCSSVLQLHQCTELPAELEGELYLQASFPPWNTGSGRNWFVGGEFQSLALQSPESSVQPLSSHPAAEEDCSSDREDKSCWHQAERYFLQRYFVVWSAQTQQLVKAQQYCRLVQLSRAFLSWHHWVVENKNRKAAAVLKYQVHCCQMAFSLWKKRLAQKVEADRRFRCRVHQMTADALWRWRSCCERKRAMRELQQQWAQHSCQEKKRLVLQVWYCQTRKKKFAALFWERLLLHRCLAAWAQVTACRLRRHEALAHFKRVREHHLLVVSFTEWRVKFLRAEQQTREERNHGWQEPSQGRACHRWRLATRGQQALRQGSVATVKQACNYWTKAAAFSQCSRQRSTLIGARKSRKMSLSWSMKSRRGREEGSPAAPLGLFPSAVRHWLVIYRNQNRAERLLLPHMVMRFDVVGPSPEHARIQENKPEVDWEEWHKKWLGRKYLRWWHHTVILHRCQRERRLLCLAREWHRWKEASRVATLAQVLDQQRLMEKAWRVWRRRHLQSCVVQNFLEEEARSLLAQAFGRWRQLTAFQLKDKGCC; from the exons ATGGATCCTGCGAACCCTTCACTGGTCGATGCACATTTGTCATCTCGCACTGTAGATTCGCCTCTTAGGCACCAAACAGTGGTGTGTCCGTCTTCAGGGAGGTCAAGTGAGAGTGTGAATGCTTGTCGTAGTTCAGCCCTGACCTTGGGGCGTCTCGATCCATCTAGTTTGGAGTCCCTTCAGTCTCTTCTGCAGTCCTCGCAGGTTTCTCCTGGGTTACACTGTACAACCCAGAGGCTTAAGCAAGAAAGTGCTTtgatggggacatggggctcCCTCCCTCTGGAGCCCAAGTCTTCTCCAATCAGTGGCAGTTTGTGCTTTGCTTCTGATGATTCAGCTCCTGGGATCCAGAGCAGAGGAGAACAGCTACCTGGAGTAAAGGCCAGTGCTGCTCAGGCAAGATTGAAATGGGGTGTCCCATTTGCGAAAGGCTGGAGCCTTAGTGCAGTGACAAGGGACTTCGGTCGTGCAGAacctctctctgtctctcacaGATACAGATACATTGACTCCAACGCATGGAGAACCAAAATTTCAGGTGACATCTGGGAAACCCTCACTTCTCGGGTGGGCTCTGGTGGGCTAGTGGATACAGAAGCAGATCCCTCCTACAATTACTCCCCTTATTTCAGATGCCAGTCCCGGGCAAAGCCGACTCTGGGAACTGGTCTTTATGTTCACAGAAAAAGTCATTCACCTCTAAAGGTTcttaaaggagaagaaagtggGGTATCCCCGTGTGCTGTAACTTGGAAGAAAGACCTTCCAGCCAATCTGTATCCAGAGCATCTGCATGTGTCGCTGGAGACAGATTTGGGCTGTGCTCAGATGAACATTGGTGTAGCCATGTATGGGACTCCAAGGGAAGTGTGTGTGAGAGTCACTTCTCCTCCCAGAGATAAAGAGTTTAGAGCAGTCCAGCAGGTTAGTATTAAATCTGTAGAAGTCAACAACTCAGAGTCTCATATTAAATACAGCAAAGAATTAGATAAATTATGTGACTCCAGATCACAAGCAGCCAAAAGAATGGCTGTGGTGGGCCCCAGGCAGTCTAGCCCTTTCTGTATTCCGGTTGAAGAAGCCTTTGGTGAATATTCTGGCACACATTGTATGAGTGTGAgcggagaaggaaagagaaacgAATACTCCCACCCAAGCAGCTGGAGGAATTGGGAAGCTGGTGCTAATCTCGACCAGTCTGAAGAACCTTCTGTGGAGAGGAGTAAAGAATCGCGGTGCTGTGAAGAAGGGAACCAGACGCACAAAACTGTGTCCAGAGAG cTCTCAGAGAACAGCTTCAGGTTGCTGAACATGAATGAGCAAAG tttCCAGCACTGGTGTGACAGACAAATGCTAACTAGGTGTTTCCAAGCCTGGAGGGGGCACATCCTCTGGCAAAGGGCTGCAGCCAGTCAGCTTTACAGACAGCAGCTCCTTCGGAAGGGCCTTGGAGCTTTACAGTGGGCTGTGCACCAGAGGAGGATGCAGCTGGAGGTAGCTCAGCAGAGACATGCCTCGGCTCTCCTAGCTCTGAGCTTCCGCAGG TGGAAGGAAGCTGTggaaaaacagagcaagaaGCAAGCTCTGAAGCCTGAGCCGTATTCTTATACCCGAAGTTCATCAGTGGGGTGTTTTGGAGTAGGAAGATTAGCAACTATGACAACCTCCGCTCAGCAGCAGCTTATAGTAGGATACTCAAAGGAAGCTGAGCAGGCTTGTAG AGTGGAGGGAAGACTGTGGACACAGCTTCATCGTAGGCAGAGAGGAGATGAGTTCTGCCGGAGAGCTCAAGCAATCAGAGATATGAGACGGCTAGCGG CAGCTTTCAGACTGTGGCGCCTGCAGAAGGAGCTGCTGAGCAAAGAGGAAGTCTGGCTTTTGGAAGCCCGTGCtctgctggaaaagaagaagCTACAAAACATCTTCTGGGTGTGGCATTCCCGATGTTTGGAAAAGGAACGGATTTTAGCACAGACAACTTGGATCCAAAGAAACTTGGTCTCTCA gtACTTCAATGCATGGAAGGAGGCTGTTGAGCAGAAGGTGCTTTACAGGTGCAACCTGTCCCATCTCAGAACAGTATCGCTGAGGAAATACTTCCAGCAGTGGGTTCAGATGCTGCAGGTCAGAGAAGGTGATAAGCAGGCAATGGTGAACTTCTTCCTCCTACGATGGAGGCAGCATTGTG GACCAGTTGTAAGCTCTGTAGGTGACACGGCTGTGACGAAGAGGCATGAAGATCAGCTGTTGTGGACTGCAAAGAGATGGTTTCTTGAGAAAGCACGCTGCACTCTTGATGACTTCTGCCAAAAGGTGAAGGTCCAGAGAGTATATCTGCTGTGGAAAGCAAGGCTTTGCGAGCATCACAAAGCTGA TTCTTTCTCTCAGGCTTTGGAGCACTGTAGGCTCAGAAAAGCTCTGAAATTATGGCACCAAAAGTGTTTCATGCTGAAGGCAATCGAACAAAGTCCTAAGCACTCATGTAGAGCTGTCTATGAAGAACCTCTTGCCATGCTGTTTTCTGAGGACCTCTCAACATCTTCTGGCTTTGACAGCAGTGCTTCAGCTACTCTGGCCTCTCAAAGCTCTTTGGAAAAG gaaTACAGTTTTAGTGacagcagccagcagagctTCTCCCCTGTTCTGACTGCTGAGGATGTCGCACACGTGCCGTGTTGCAGCTCTGTCCTGCAACTCCACCAATGCACAGAGCTGCCAGCTGAGCTGGAGGGGGAGCTGTACTTGCAGGCCTCCTTTCCTCCATGGAATACTGGATCTGG AAGAAATTGGTTTGTGGGAGGTGAGTTCCAGTCTTTGGCACTGCAGAGCCCGGAAAGTAGTGTCCAGCCTCTCAGCAGTCACCCTGCAGCAGAAGAG GACTGCAGTTCTGACAGGGAGGACAAGAGTTGCTGGCACCAAGCAGAGAGATACTTCCTGCAGAGGTACTTCGTTGTCTGGTCAGCCCAGACTCAGCAGCTTGTAAAGGCCCAGCAGTACTGCAGGCTTGTTCAACTGTCTCG AGCCTTTCTCAGCTGGCACCACTGGGTTGTGGAAAATAAGAAccgaaaagcagcagcagtccTAAAATATCAAGTTCATTGCTGCCAGATGGCTTTCAGCCTGTGGAAGAAGAGACTGGCCCAGAAAGTGGAAGCTGACCGGAGATTCAGATGTCGCGTTCACCAGATGACTGCTGATGCTCTGTGGCGTTGGCGTTCCTGCTGTGAAA GGAAGCGTGCTATgagagagctgcagcagcaatgggctcagcacagctgccaggagaagaagaggctggtCCTGCAGGTGTGGTATTGTCAAACAAGGAAGAAGAAGTTTGCTGCTTTATTCTGGGAACGTCTTCTCCTGCACAG GTGCCTGGCTGCCTGGGCCCAGGTCACCGCGTGTAGACTGAGGCGGCACGAAGCCCTGGCTCATTTTAAAAGGGTCAGAGAACACCATCTCCTAGTTGTGAGCTTTACTGAGTGGAGGGTGAAGTTCTTGAGAGCTGAGCAGCAGACACGGGAAGAGAGAAACCACGGGTGGCAGGAACCCTCTCAGGGCAGAGCCTGCCACCGCTGGCGACTGGCCACACGAGGACAGCAAGCCCTGCGCCAGGGATCCGTGGCCACTGTAAAACAG GCCTGCAACTACTGGACAAAAGCAGCTGCCTTTTCCCAGTGCTCACGGCAGCGCAGTACCCTGATCGGTGCTAGGAAGAGCAGGAAGATGTCTCTGTCATGGTCCATGA aaaGCAGAAGAGGCAGAGAAGAGGGTTCACCAGCTGCCCCTCTTGGGCTATTCCCCAGTGCTGTTCGCCACTGGCTAGTGATCTACAGAAACCAAAACAGGGCTGAAAGGCTGCTGCTCCCTCACATGGTAATGAGATTTGATGTGGTAGGACCTTCTCCTGAACATGCAAGGATCCAGGAGAACAAACCAGAGGTAGACTGGGAGGAGTGGCATAAGAAGTGGCTTGG CAGGAAGTATCTGAGGTGGTGGCATCACACGGTGATACTTCACCGGTGCCAGCGTGAGAGGAGGCTGCTCTGTCTGGCCAGGGAATGGCATCGGTGGAAAGAAGCCAGCAGGGTGGCGACACTGGCTCAGGTGTTG GACCAGCAGCGGCTGATGGAAAAGGCCTGGAGGGTGTGGAGACGACGACATTTGCaaagctgtgtggtgcagaaTTTTTTGGAGGAGGAAGCCAGGAGCCTGCTAGCTCAG GCCTTTGGAAGGTGGCGCCAGCTAACAGCATTCCAGCTCAAGGACAAAGGATGCTGCTGA
- the AGTRAP gene encoding type-1 angiotensin II receptor-associated protein isoform X2: MELPPVSIKAIILVHWLLTVWGCMNHIFPASYAWGNFSVLAMGIWAIVQRDSLDAIMMFLTGLLLTVLTDIIHVSVFYPPNHYLSDVKRFSVGMAIFSLLLKPVSCYLVYQMYRERGGEFVFNIGVARAGRDRSTYESIDQQDAPPPWPDTSKAAQQPY, encoded by the exons ATGGAGCTGCCGCCCGTCAGCATCAAG gcCATCATTCTGGTACACTGGCTGCTCACAGTGTG GGGTTGCATGAATCACATATTTCCAGCTTCCTATGCCTGGGGAAATTTCAGTGTCCTTGCAATGGGGATCTGGGCCATTGTGCAGCGAGATTCCCTTGATGCCATCATGATG TTCCTGACTGGCCTGCTGCTCACAGTCCTCACAGACATCATTCACGTCTCTGTCTTCTATCCTCCAAACCACTATCTCAGTGATGTGAAGCGTTTCAGTGTTGGCATGGCCATCTTCAGCCTCCTTCTCAAACCTGTGTCCTGCTATTTGGTGTACCAAATGTATCGGGAGCGTGGAGGAGAGTTCGTCTTTAACATAG GTGTCGCTCGTGCGGGCCGGGATCGCAGCACCTACGAGTCAATCGATCAGCAGGATGCTCCCCCACCATGGCCTGACACAAGCAAGGCAGCCCAGCAGCCATACTGA